Proteins from a genomic interval of Treponema succinifaciens DSM 2489:
- a CDS encoding HlyC/CorC family transporter yields MDSLAVPLPALLATAVVLIVLSTVFSAAESAFFSVNKLRVRLLRGKQDKRAIRVWNLLKNKDRLINTLLVGNNIVNIALSAVFTFIAVGLFGSAGIGLATFVVTILLLVFGEITPKIIATHHPEAVAFFFSFFVQIIETLLFPLVMVFTSFSRLVLKVFKINVKPKKVSYTEEEIKTFLDVGCEQGILKVNEKNMMSQVFKFTDLEAKDIMIPRKQIKAVNVNDSYSDIIEKAQCSGFSRFPVYKKDIDDIVGIIYIKDMLSFKNKASEFSVQKTMRPPLFILETKKMSGVQQMLWENRQSMAVVIDEYSGTYGILTREDIVREIFGPVTDGKNIRAHKADLIIENTHECELDGFARLIDLNEKLGINLSSENCETIGGFICEKLGSIPQEGNFILAEGYKFTVIKMEDNRVKKIKMQKDGEQK; encoded by the coding sequence GTGGATTCTCTGGCTGTTCCTTTGCCGGCGCTATTGGCAACTGCGGTAGTTCTTATTGTTCTTTCAACAGTTTTTTCTGCCGCGGAAAGCGCATTTTTTTCTGTTAACAAGCTCCGTGTTCGGCTTTTGCGTGGAAAGCAAGACAAACGTGCAATCCGTGTTTGGAATCTTCTTAAAAACAAAGATAGGCTTATAAACACGCTTCTTGTTGGAAACAACATTGTCAATATTGCCCTTTCTGCGGTTTTTACTTTTATAGCGGTCGGACTTTTTGGTTCGGCTGGAATCGGGCTTGCGACTTTTGTTGTAACAATTCTGCTTTTGGTTTTTGGAGAAATTACACCTAAAATTATTGCAACCCATCACCCGGAAGCAGTTGCCTTTTTCTTTAGTTTTTTTGTTCAGATTATTGAAACTCTTCTTTTTCCGCTTGTAATGGTTTTCACTTCTTTTTCAAGGCTTGTGCTGAAAGTTTTTAAAATCAATGTAAAGCCAAAAAAAGTTTCTTACACTGAAGAAGAAATAAAAACTTTCTTGGACGTTGGATGCGAGCAGGGGATTTTAAAAGTAAATGAAAAAAACATGATGTCGCAGGTTTTCAAATTTACTGACCTTGAGGCAAAAGACATTATGATTCCGCGCAAGCAAATAAAAGCTGTGAACGTAAATGATTCTTATTCCGACATTATTGAAAAAGCCCAGTGTTCTGGTTTTTCGCGCTTCCCTGTTTACAAAAAAGACATTGATGACATTGTGGGAATTATCTATATAAAAGATATGCTGTCATTCAAAAACAAGGCTTCAGAGTTCAGTGTGCAGAAGACAATGCGACCTCCCCTTTTCATTCTTGAAACAAAAAAAATGTCCGGTGTTCAGCAAATGCTTTGGGAAAACCGGCAAAGCATGGCGGTTGTAATTGACGAATATTCTGGAACTTATGGAATTTTAACAAGGGAAGACATTGTCCGCGAAATTTTCGGACCTGTTACGGATGGAAAAAATATCCGTGCGCATAAGGCAGATCTTATAATTGAAAACACTCATGAATGTGAGCTTGACGGTTTTGCTCGTCTTATTGACTTGAACGAAAAACTTGGAATAAATCTTTCTTCTGAAAACTGTGAAACTATAGGCGGCTTTATTTGCGAAAAACTTGGCTCAATTCCGCAGGAAGGAAATTTTATCCTTGCGGAAGGATATAAATTCACAGTAATAAAAATGGAAGACAACCGCGTAAAAAAAATAAAAATGCAAAAAGACGGAGAGCAAAAATGA
- a CDS encoding hemolysin family protein, with translation MSAFYILLNLFAIAFLLFLGAFFSATETAFTSISRISVRQMLKENAKNSIRVYKIKSELDQLISTVLIGTNFVNTLNSSIATAFAIKVFGAEYVSFATAAITILVIVFAEIIPKTFASFNQKTVVQNSAVPILIIQKIFFPVIWLFFQFTKLLDFLEKKIIKAKRPLITEEELKALIAIGENEGTLEQDERKMLERIFEFSDLRVHNIMRHRSLVRHIYASDSFEDVIKIFEETGYSRILVYENDSEEIVGMLYFKDVLFADKKICSCNDFVRQCMRSVLFVPETLSAIELLKKFKAEKNNFAVAVNEYGEMTGIVTLDNILHEVFGRITDEHGMVDVPPEKRITLVGVNEFLVPGDMKLDDLNNVLYMSLSSENFDTLGGWLLERFDELPAVGSVYKKDGTLFIVEDQSARRIQTVRIKL, from the coding sequence ATGAGCGCATTTTATATTCTTTTGAATCTTTTTGCAATTGCGTTCCTTTTGTTCTTGGGCGCATTTTTTTCAGCGACAGAAACAGCCTTTACCAGCATTTCAAGAATTTCTGTAAGGCAAATGCTCAAGGAAAATGCAAAGAATTCAATAAGAGTTTACAAAATAAAATCGGAGCTTGACCAGCTTATTTCGACTGTTTTAATAGGAACAAATTTTGTAAATACCCTGAACTCCTCAATTGCTACGGCTTTTGCAATAAAAGTTTTCGGGGCGGAATATGTTTCGTTTGCCACTGCCGCAATTACAATTTTAGTTATTGTTTTTGCTGAAATAATTCCAAAGACATTTGCAAGCTTCAATCAAAAAACTGTGGTGCAGAATTCAGCTGTTCCGATTCTGATTATTCAGAAAATATTTTTTCCTGTAATCTGGCTTTTCTTTCAGTTTACAAAGCTTCTTGATTTTCTTGAAAAAAAAATTATAAAGGCAAAACGTCCGCTGATTACAGAAGAGGAACTTAAGGCTCTTATTGCAATCGGGGAAAATGAAGGCACGCTGGAACAGGATGAGCGAAAAATGCTTGAGCGGATTTTTGAATTTTCAGACTTGCGTGTTCACAATATAATGCGGCATCGTTCACTTGTGCGCCATATTTACGCATCGGATTCTTTTGAAGATGTAATAAAAATTTTTGAGGAAACCGGATATTCAAGAATTCTGGTTTATGAAAATGACAGTGAAGAAATTGTAGGCATGCTGTATTTTAAAGATGTTCTTTTTGCTGATAAAAAAATTTGCTCTTGCAATGATTTTGTGCGCCAGTGTATGCGATCTGTTCTTTTTGTGCCGGAAACTTTGAGCGCGATTGAGCTTTTGAAGAAATTCAAAGCTGAAAAAAATAATTTCGCAGTTGCTGTAAACGAATACGGTGAAATGACTGGAATTGTAACTTTGGACAATATTCTGCATGAAGTTTTTGGAAGAATTACAGATGAGCATGGAATGGTTGATGTTCCTCCAGAAAAGCGTATAACACTTGTTGGTGTGAATGAATTTCTTGTTCCTGGAGACATGAAACTTGATGACTTGAACAATGTTCTTTACATGAGTCTTTCAAGTGAAAATTTTGATACTTTAGGCGGATGGCTTCTTGAGCGGTTTGATGAGCTTCCGGCTGTGGGTTCTGTATATAAAAAAGACGGGACACTTTTTATTGTTGAAGATCAAAGTGCCCGTCGTATTCAGACTGTAAGAATCAAACTATGA
- a CDS encoding AAA family ATPase — MKKYITISREYGSGGHTIGSIVAKELGIPFYDNEIIDLAAKDSGLHPDFIKKNEQNISSGWLYTLLLGASYATPGTGSMHLGMNSATSAAPLADQVFNAQRNAIIQLAKKGPCVIVGRCSDYVLRHCEEIDRKDILNIFIYAPLADKVQYAIKTKGLDPATAERDVKLIDKRRANHYNTFTERTWGNRAHYDMLINSSLLGMEKTAKMIAQIAKES, encoded by the coding sequence ATGAAAAAATACATAACTATAAGCCGTGAATATGGTAGCGGCGGACATACAATCGGAAGCATAGTGGCAAAGGAACTTGGAATTCCGTTTTATGACAATGAAATAATCGACCTTGCGGCAAAAGATTCTGGACTTCATCCTGATTTTATAAAAAAAAATGAGCAGAATATTTCTTCTGGATGGCTTTACACGCTTTTACTTGGAGCAAGCTACGCCACACCAGGAACAGGCTCAATGCACCTTGGAATGAACTCTGCAACATCAGCAGCTCCTCTTGCCGATCAGGTTTTTAATGCGCAAAGAAACGCAATTATTCAGCTTGCAAAAAAAGGACCTTGTGTTATTGTCGGCCGCTGCTCAGATTATGTTTTGCGCCATTGCGAGGAAATTGACAGAAAAGATATTCTTAACATTTTTATTTATGCGCCTCTTGCAGACAAAGTTCAGTATGCAATAAAAACGAAAGGACTTGATCCTGCCACAGCGGAACGTGATGTAAAGCTCATAGATAAAAGAAGGGCAAACCATTACAACACATTTACAGAGCGCACTTGGGGAAACAGAGCGCACTATGATATGCTTATAAACAGTTCTCTTCTTGGAATGGAAAAAACTGCAAAGATGATTGCACAAATTGCAAAGGAATCATAG
- a CDS encoding RluA family pseudouridine synthase, which produces MKTTPSYTVIYSDDEIVVLNKKSGLLVAADRYDAEAPRLDLLAEKEFGSLFAVHRIDKDTSGIVIYAKTPEAHRNISIQFTERTVKKTYHCLVNGHPAWDNFTVDLPLLPDGDDRHRTVINKKFGKPSVTYLEVVGHCGPYSWIKAFPKTGRTHQIRAHLQSTGFPIVCDPLYSGNQKPVRLSDIKRKWNGDVYEERPLLNRLALHAYSIEIAHPKTGEQIIFTAPYPKDMDAVRNQLAKIFKIDPLA; this is translated from the coding sequence ATGAAAACAACTCCAAGCTATACGGTAATTTACAGCGATGATGAAATTGTTGTGCTGAATAAAAAAAGCGGACTTTTAGTTGCCGCAGACAGATACGATGCTGAAGCTCCGCGTCTAGATCTTCTTGCAGAAAAAGAATTCGGAAGCCTTTTTGCAGTGCATAGAATTGACAAGGACACAAGCGGAATTGTAATTTACGCAAAAACTCCAGAAGCCCACAGAAATATTTCAATACAGTTTACAGAAAGAACTGTAAAAAAAACATACCATTGCCTTGTAAATGGACATCCAGCTTGGGACAATTTTACGGTGGATCTTCCGCTTCTTCCAGACGGAGATGACAGGCACAGAACTGTAATCAACAAAAAATTCGGAAAGCCGTCTGTAACATATCTTGAAGTTGTAGGACACTGCGGCCCTTACAGTTGGATAAAAGCATTTCCAAAAACTGGAAGAACCCACCAAATTCGCGCGCATCTTCAGTCCACGGGATTTCCAATTGTATGCGACCCGCTTTATTCAGGGAATCAAAAACCTGTCCGGCTTAGCGACATCAAGCGAAAATGGAACGGAGATGTTTACGAAGAACGCCCGCTTTTAAACAGACTTGCACTGCATGCTTATTCAATTGAAATTGCGCATCCAAAAACAGGCGAGCAAATTATTTTTACAGCTCCCTATCCAAAAGACATGGATGCAGTAAGAAATCAGCTTGCAAAAATTTTCAAGATAGATCCTCTGGCATAA
- a CDS encoding ABC transporter ATP-binding protein — MDELKVCNLNAGWNKKQILFNINLSIKKGEFICLSGANGSGKSTLLSIMSGVQTELVFGNIKESVPISCLSIKQRAKTVSYMQQKEFPAWDYSVKDIVLTGRFPHTNFTGFYSKADFYAADKAIEQLNIENLASKSILELSGGEFQKARIARAVAQETEFMLLDEPVAGLDFSYQEELLFLLKSIAKEKNTGILISIHDINTAARFAQKIALLPKFKPCIYGTPEQIMIKEYLCAAYNANIEICTHPLYKTPLAVF; from the coding sequence ATGGATGAACTAAAAGTTTGCAACCTCAACGCAGGCTGGAATAAAAAGCAAATTCTTTTTAACATAAATCTTTCTATAAAAAAAGGAGAATTTATCTGTCTTTCAGGAGCAAACGGAAGTGGAAAATCAACCTTGCTTTCAATAATGTCAGGGGTACAGACAGAACTAGTCTTTGGAAATATAAAAGAATCTGTACCCATTTCTTGCCTTAGCATAAAACAAAGGGCAAAAACTGTATCCTATATGCAGCAAAAAGAATTTCCGGCATGGGATTACAGTGTAAAAGATATTGTTCTTACAGGAAGATTTCCACATACAAACTTCACTGGATTTTATTCAAAAGCTGATTTTTATGCGGCAGACAAAGCCATAGAACAGCTTAATATAGAAAATTTGGCAAGCAAAAGTATTCTGGAACTTTCAGGAGGTGAATTTCAAAAAGCAAGAATTGCAAGAGCAGTTGCGCAGGAAACAGAATTCATGCTTTTAGACGAGCCAGTAGCCGGACTTGATTTTTCTTACCAAGAGGAGCTTTTGTTTCTTTTAAAATCAATTGCAAAAGAAAAAAATACTGGAATTCTTATTTCAATTCACGACATAAATACAGCCGCCAGATTCGCACAAAAAATCGCGCTGCTCCCAAAATTCAAGCCTTGCATCTATGGAACTCCAGAGCAAATAATGATAAAGGAATACCTTTGTGCAGCATACAATGCAAACATAGAAATCTGTACCCATCCACTTTACAAAACCCCATTGGCAGTCTTTTAA
- a CDS encoding FecCD family ABC transporter permease: MKKAALFIIFAASIFFSLILGAERIKVTELFCNGDSFSKIIFFNIRLPRAILCLIAGITIAGSGAVFQMFFRNPLAEPGIMGVSSGATLGAVLASCAGVFNTTFFSSLQLGSFLGALISGALVIAIAGKKSPSALLLCGTALGTLYSAFSSILLSINDRQLHSIYMWMLGSFSGRGWEELLFILPPFLGAVVIFFLCIFKLDILSCGEINAISLGLSVKKLQLVILISGALAVSAAVCAGGTIGFVGLIAPHIARKIFGTKAKTVVPLSMVTGASVLLLSDTICRTVISPAELPVGTVTAILGAPFFISLLFSKKRGIEWMN, translated from the coding sequence ATGAAAAAAGCCGCACTGTTTATAATATTTGCAGCAAGCATATTTTTCTCTTTGATTTTGGGAGCTGAACGAATAAAGGTTACAGAACTATTCTGCAATGGTGACAGTTTTTCAAAAATAATCTTTTTTAACATAAGGCTTCCGCGCGCAATTCTTTGCCTTATCGCAGGTATAACGATAGCCGGAAGCGGAGCTGTATTTCAGATGTTTTTTAGAAATCCGCTTGCAGAACCAGGGATAATGGGAGTTTCATCTGGCGCAACATTAGGCGCAGTCTTAGCTTCTTGCGCAGGAGTTTTCAACACAACATTTTTCTCGTCATTGCAACTCGGCTCTTTTTTAGGCGCGCTTATTTCTGGAGCACTTGTAATAGCAATTGCCGGAAAAAAATCACCTTCGGCACTTTTGCTCTGCGGCACTGCACTTGGCACATTGTATTCCGCGTTCAGCTCGATTTTGCTTTCCATAAATGACCGGCAGCTTCATTCTATTTATATGTGGATGCTAGGAAGTTTTAGCGGAAGAGGCTGGGAAGAACTCTTGTTTATTCTGCCACCATTTTTGGGTGCAGTTGTAATTTTTTTTCTTTGCATATTCAAACTAGACATTCTTTCCTGCGGCGAAATAAACGCCATTTCATTAGGACTTTCTGTAAAAAAACTTCAGCTTGTAATTTTAATTTCTGGAGCTCTTGCAGTTTCTGCGGCAGTATGCGCAGGCGGAACAATAGGATTTGTAGGCTTGATTGCACCACATATCGCACGTAAAATTTTTGGAACAAAGGCAAAAACTGTAGTTCCGCTTTCAATGGTTACAGGAGCTTCTGTCTTACTTCTCTCTGATACCATTTGCAGAACTGTAATTTCCCCAGCAGAACTTCCAGTGGGTACAGTTACAGCAATACTTGGCGCGCCATTTTTTATTTCACTTTTGTTTTCCAAAAAAAGAGGTATAGAATGGATGAACTAA